One Bythopirellula goksoeyrii genomic window, GCGGATATCATGTTGATGCTCCCCTTCGTGGCTGTCGGCGTTGAAAGCATGTTCTTCGTGTGAATGATCGGAAGTTGTCATGTGAGGCCCCGGCGATTCGTTGAATCGCGGCTATGAAGTAATGACTGATTCTTAAAACAGGTAGAGCAATGGGAACAGAAAGATCCACACCAGGTCGACGAAGTGCCAATAGAGGCCCACGTTTTCGATGGTACCAAACGCAGCGCGGTCGAGCGTCATCGAAAGTAAAATGGCGAAGGCGATCAACCCCACTACCACGTGCAAGGCATGAAATCCCGTGAGCAAGAAGTAGGTACTCGCCCACATATTGCCGCCGGGAATCATGATCGGCAGTTTCAGCCAGGGATACCTGTCGTTGAGACCTTCCAGGTGACCGCCACTCTCGGGAGATTCTTGTTCAGTCGCTACCAAATGAAACTGCGAATTGCTCGTGGTAGCGTGGGAAGCCGTGGGGCGATGTTCGTGGATGCTCGCTCGAGGGTAAATCTCGTCAGCAAGCTCGAACAACTTGACCCTCCCGGCCGGCGAATCGGGTTCGCTACGAAGCGTTACTTCAGCGGCATCGACCTTGCGGAGCAGATCATCGACGAGACTCAAGCGGTCGGTGTCTTCTTCGGTCTTGTCCGTCTTGTTCTCTAAATCGGTTTTGAGCGTCATGAGCCGAGTGCGTACCCCCTGGGCATAGTACACATCGGGCTTTTCGTAGATCTGACTATGAGGCAACTGGGGATAGATGCCATGGGAAAACTTGGCGCTATACTCATACATCTTGATCCCAAGGAAAATGAGCCCCAAGAGAAATGTCAACAACATCCAACCCTTGGCACTAGAAGCATTATTCTTCTTGGCGGCTTCCAAGGCCAACACGACCGTCACACTGGAGCAGATCAGCACGAAAGTATTCGTGGCACCCCAGATTTCCGCGAGGTGAACATCGTGGGTCGATGGCCAGGCAATCGCACCAAATCGCAACACGATATAAGTGCCAATCAACCCGGCGAAAAACATAATTTCGGTCGACAGAAACAACCACATGAAGGCCTTGCCATTGGGAATGGGCAACGCCGGCTGATAGTCGAATTGCGGTGCGTGATGGTCGTCGGACATTGGTTCGTGGTCAGTGGTTAGTGGTCAGATGTCAGTTGCTTACAGGGTTACTACTAGCAGCATGGCGAGCCATGAGGGGAGGTAAATTAACGAGGCCCTCAGCAAAAATCTTGCGGATTGATTATCGCGGAAAATTGCGAAACGGATAGAGAGGCCGAGCAGGATCGCTCCCAGTGCAAGAGTCCATGTCAGGTATAATAAAGGGCTGCCACTTGTGGGAACCACGGCTGGGATCAAGCTCACAGGAATTAGTGCGGCAGCCCCCAACACCGCTTGGGCACCGGCACGCATGCCGGTCGGATCGACAACAGTCAACATGCGGTGACCCGCGGCAGCGTAGTCTTCTCGATAAATCCAAGCGATAGCCATGAAATGCGGAAACTGCCAGAGGAACAAGACGCCTGCCAAGGTCCAGGCGGTGAGCCCGAGGGGAGTTCCCGTCGCGGTCCAACCCATGAGAATCGGAATCGCTCCCGCGACTGCGCCGACTGTTGTATTCAAAGGACTGCGCGTCTTGAGCGGA contains:
- a CDS encoding cytochrome c oxidase subunit 3; the protein is MSDDHHAPQFDYQPALPIPNGKAFMWLFLSTEIMFFAGLIGTYIVLRFGAIAWPSTHDVHLAEIWGATNTFVLICSSVTVVLALEAAKKNNASSAKGWMLLTFLLGLIFLGIKMYEYSAKFSHGIYPQLPHSQIYEKPDVYYAQGVRTRLMTLKTDLENKTDKTEEDTDRLSLVDDLLRKVDAAEVTLRSEPDSPAGRVKLFELADEIYPRASIHEHRPTASHATTSNSQFHLVATEQESPESGGHLEGLNDRYPWLKLPIMIPGGNMWASTYFLLTGFHALHVVVGLIAFAILLSMTLDRAAFGTIENVGLYWHFVDLVWIFLFPLLYLF
- the cyoE gene encoding heme o synthase; amino-acid sequence: MSTSILTVESSTKALAARLADYLELTKPRIVLLELIVASAAACLAAPHTLDMRVLLFALAGTGLVAASASIANQWWERANDARMPRTADRPLPAGRIASGEAVMLSVLTLLAGMALLIWQVNMLTAVLGLVSWILYVLVYTPLKTRSPLNTTVGAVAGAIPILMGWTATGTPLGLTAWTLAGVLFLWQFPHFMAIAWIYREDYAAAGHRMLTVVDPTGMRAGAQAVLGAAALIPVSLIPAVVPTSGSPLLYLTWTLALGAILLGLSIRFAIFRDNQSARFLLRASLIYLPSWLAMLLVVTL